The Paenibacillus uliginis N3/975 genome has a window encoding:
- a CDS encoding WIAG-tail domain, whose amino-acid sequence MNKVRRIARRRGRRPFQRYGDHHKTLAVRGTSDSWADSNGDAPEHALADDSISASHLRHRSVRSEALEDYTVHSIHLSPESVISSKLALDSVHPVHLTFNPVQAISGLNVLEQFGNTPFSFSEKQDVIHVTVPLPSSYRDEHYVIIASCNHPAFHACIQTRRQQEAVIGITRNKGSLISEGWLSWIAIGSTAL is encoded by the coding sequence GTGAACAAAGTCAGAAGGATCGCACGAAGGAGAGGGAGAAGACCTTTTCAGCGGTACGGTGACCATCATAAGACATTGGCAGTGAGGGGGACGTCAGACAGTTGGGCAGATTCAAATGGTGATGCGCCTGAACACGCGTTGGCGGATGACAGTATAAGTGCCTCTCATCTTCGGCATCGCAGTGTAAGAAGCGAGGCTCTTGAGGACTATACTGTGCACAGTATTCACCTGTCACCGGAATCGGTTATATCTTCCAAACTGGCTCTTGATTCGGTCCATCCTGTTCATCTTACCTTTAATCCAGTACAAGCGATTTCTGGACTGAATGTACTTGAGCAATTCGGAAATACACCCTTTTCCTTTTCTGAGAAACAGGATGTTATCCATGTTACAGTACCGCTTCCGTCATCCTATCGAGATGAGCATTATGTGATTATTGCATCGTGTAATCACCCGGCATTTCATGCTTGCATTCAAACCCGGCGGCAGCAGGAGGCAGTAATCGGAATTACACGGAATAAGGGCTCTTTGATTTCGGAAGGATGGCTGTCCTGGATTGCCATTGGCAGTACGGCTCTTTAA